In Romeriopsis navalis LEGE 11480, the following proteins share a genomic window:
- the dprA gene encoding DNA-processing protein DprA, which yields MRDRAYWLAWSQISGVGAIIRKRLYQRFEVMEVAWDASIEELQTIEGIGPKLSQIIHHQRQAIVPDHLLDGYLEANPSFITPADPEYPNRLWEIADPPVLLHYQGDLELLKTIDQATTVALVGTRKPSDYGQRWTRRLSRSLSQHGWTIVSGLAAGIDAQAHQSCLEVQGATIGVLGTGIDVVYPRSNQKLYDQMAQVGLILSEYPAGTAPNRTHFPERNRIVAGLCRATLVMEAGHKSGALITARLANEYGRDVYALAGSLDNPEAAGSLNLIHQGAQIITGEARLLESLGTIPTLDQLDLFDGVIGSAVTPSQPMIQLPPELHNIWQTIANSPEPVILDHIVEGTGLPTGNVLSGLLELELMGVVEQQAGMRYQTAS from the coding sequence GTGCGTGATCGAGCTTATTGGCTAGCCTGGTCTCAAATTTCTGGCGTTGGTGCGATTATCCGCAAACGGCTTTATCAGCGCTTCGAGGTGATGGAAGTGGCGTGGGACGCCAGTATTGAGGAATTACAAACAATTGAGGGGATTGGCCCCAAACTCAGTCAGATTATCCACCACCAGCGCCAAGCAATCGTGCCCGATCACCTACTGGATGGGTATCTCGAAGCCAATCCCAGCTTTATTACACCAGCGGATCCAGAGTATCCCAACCGGCTCTGGGAAATTGCTGACCCACCGGTTCTGCTGCATTACCAAGGTGATCTCGAGTTATTAAAAACGATCGATCAGGCCACGACCGTGGCCTTGGTTGGCACGCGCAAACCATCGGACTATGGTCAGCGCTGGACCCGGCGGCTAAGTCGCAGTTTAAGTCAGCATGGATGGACCATTGTTTCTGGCCTCGCTGCCGGTATCGACGCCCAAGCGCATCAAAGCTGCCTGGAGGTGCAGGGCGCAACGATCGGGGTACTGGGGACAGGGATTGACGTTGTTTATCCCCGCTCAAACCAAAAACTCTACGACCAAATGGCCCAAGTGGGCTTGATTTTGAGTGAATATCCAGCCGGAACGGCGCCCAATCGCACCCACTTTCCGGAACGCAATCGGATTGTTGCTGGACTTTGTCGGGCCACGCTGGTGATGGAGGCCGGGCATAAGTCCGGCGCATTAATTACCGCACGATTAGCGAATGAGTATGGCCGGGATGTTTATGCGCTCGCTGGGAGTTTGGATAATCCCGAAGCGGCCGGCAGCTTGAATTTGATTCACCAAGGGGCACAAATCATCACGGGCGAAGCGCGTTTACTGGAATCACTGGGAACAATTCCCACGTTGGATCAATTAGATTTATTTGATGGCGTGATCGGCTCGGCGGTCACGCCATCACAACCGATGATCCAGCTGCCACCAGAACTGCACAATATTTGGCAGACGATCGCCAATAGTCCCGAACCCGTGATCCTGGATCACATCGTTGAAGGCACCGGCTTACCGACCGGCAATGTCCTCAGTGGCTTATTAGAACTTGAGCTGATGGGCGTGGTCGAGCAACAGGCGGGCATGCGCTATCAAACTGCCAGCTAG